The following proteins are encoded in a genomic region of Natrinema sp. DC36:
- a CDS encoding MMPL family transporter has protein sequence MSVPERIADAITGHTRIVLVVLLLLTAFVGAGVPSVDDDSSLSQFESESDEAKALERIDENFTSEQRENTTSVQLIVRGDNVLEKESLVSSLELQQEIRADESINSTLVENQSITGVENIVAISAIRSERAAERNETGVQGQQRQADGNNTTDAGDGATRAQPSLDEQIAALEDLSDEEYERLLERTLSGESAADNIAIAFMPTSYEPGSTQADTRMTSITQSTASDGAGGMGGGAISDEIIDSQLEIRELAETQDQEYLVFGGGVITDEINRSMGDSLAIVGPLAMLFVVVALVLAYRDLLDILLGVVGIVAVLVWTFGFMGWADIAFNQMFVAVPVLLIGLSIDYAIHVFMRHREQREADGTGGTVRGSMTIALGGVGAALVWVTATTVIGFLSNLVSPIGPIREFGVVSSVGIVAALIVFGALIPAAKIEIDEFLESRGYDRRKRAFGTGGGRFSDVLTVGSTAARRIPLAVLVIVVLLTAGGAYGATQVDTSFQQEDFLAESPPAWTENLPGGMAPGEYHAKDDLEFVNQHFQREDSQAQLLVEGDVDDDEFLTKINETRTDAAGDDGIAYTLATGEANIQDPLSTMERAARQNESFNESFTAADTDDDGVPDENVSALYDQLYEVNGEAASQVLHRTDGGEYQSARMIVAVKGNATASETTSEMRTLAGDLEEGSDDRWSAIATGDPIVSHIVEQDLLDTVLESLVITLVAVFLFLTAAYWLTGASASLGAITLLPVAFSVSWILGTMYLIGMPFNVLTGMITSLTVGLGVAYSIHISERYRLELERQRNVWSALRTTVTGTGGALLGSAATTVGGFGTLAFAILPALRQFGIITGLTITYAFLASVVVLPTLLVVWTRYFGPDVSFDTSGARSETATASDGGTVSEQGDSE, from the coding sequence ATGAGCGTTCCCGAACGGATCGCGGACGCCATCACCGGGCACACGCGGATCGTTCTCGTAGTCCTCCTGCTCCTGACGGCGTTCGTCGGAGCCGGAGTGCCGAGCGTCGACGACGACTCCTCACTCTCCCAGTTCGAGAGCGAATCCGACGAGGCAAAGGCCCTCGAGCGGATCGACGAGAACTTCACGAGCGAACAGCGGGAGAACACGACCAGCGTCCAGCTGATCGTGCGCGGCGATAACGTTCTCGAGAAGGAGTCGCTGGTCTCGTCGCTCGAATTGCAGCAGGAGATACGAGCCGACGAATCGATCAACTCGACGCTCGTCGAGAACCAGTCGATCACCGGCGTCGAGAACATCGTCGCGATCAGTGCGATCAGAAGCGAGCGAGCCGCTGAACGGAACGAAACCGGCGTACAAGGCCAGCAGCGCCAGGCAGACGGGAACAACACCACCGACGCCGGGGACGGGGCCACCCGAGCGCAGCCGTCCCTCGACGAACAGATCGCGGCCCTCGAGGACCTGAGCGACGAGGAGTACGAGCGACTCCTCGAGCGGACGCTGTCGGGAGAGAGCGCGGCTGACAATATCGCGATTGCGTTCATGCCAACCTCCTACGAACCGGGCAGTACGCAGGCCGACACCCGGATGACGTCGATCACCCAGTCGACCGCCAGTGACGGTGCAGGCGGTATGGGCGGCGGCGCGATCAGCGACGAGATCATCGACAGTCAACTCGAGATTCGCGAGTTGGCCGAGACGCAGGACCAAGAGTACCTCGTCTTCGGCGGCGGCGTCATCACCGACGAGATCAACCGATCGATGGGAGACAGTCTGGCCATCGTCGGCCCGCTCGCAATGTTGTTCGTCGTCGTCGCGCTGGTACTCGCTTACCGCGACCTGCTCGATATCCTCCTCGGCGTCGTCGGCATCGTCGCCGTCCTCGTCTGGACGTTCGGCTTCATGGGCTGGGCGGACATCGCGTTCAACCAGATGTTCGTCGCGGTGCCGGTCCTCCTGATCGGCCTGTCGATCGACTACGCGATTCACGTGTTCATGCGCCATCGGGAACAGCGTGAAGCGGACGGCACCGGCGGAACCGTCCGCGGCTCGATGACGATCGCGCTGGGCGGCGTGGGTGCCGCCCTCGTCTGGGTGACCGCGACGACCGTCATCGGCTTCCTCTCGAATCTCGTGAGTCCGATCGGCCCCATCCGCGAGTTCGGGGTCGTCAGCTCCGTCGGCATCGTCGCCGCGCTGATCGTCTTCGGCGCGCTGATTCCGGCCGCCAAGATCGAGATCGACGAGTTCCTCGAGTCCCGCGGCTACGATCGCCGAAAGCGAGCGTTCGGGACCGGCGGCGGCCGCTTCAGCGACGTTCTGACGGTCGGCTCGACCGCCGCTCGTCGAATCCCCCTCGCCGTCCTCGTCATCGTCGTCCTGCTCACCGCGGGCGGCGCATACGGGGCGACACAGGTCGATACCAGTTTCCAGCAGGAAGACTTCCTCGCAGAGAGTCCCCCGGCGTGGACCGAAAACCTACCCGGCGGAATGGCTCCCGGCGAGTACCACGCCAAGGACGACCTCGAGTTCGTCAACCAGCACTTCCAGCGCGAGGACAGCCAGGCACAGCTACTCGTCGAGGGTGATGTCGACGACGACGAGTTCCTCACGAAGATCAACGAGACGCGGACCGACGCCGCGGGCGACGACGGCATCGCGTACACGTTAGCGACCGGCGAAGCCAACATCCAGGACCCGCTCTCGACGATGGAACGGGCCGCCAGACAGAACGAATCGTTCAACGAGTCGTTCACCGCTGCCGACACCGACGACGACGGCGTCCCCGACGAGAACGTCTCGGCGCTGTACGACCAGCTCTACGAAGTCAACGGGGAAGCCGCGAGTCAGGTCCTCCACCGGACCGATGGCGGGGAGTACCAGTCGGCTCGGATGATCGTCGCCGTCAAGGGGAACGCGACCGCCAGCGAGACGACCAGCGAGATGCGGACGCTCGCCGGCGATCTCGAGGAGGGGAGCGACGATCGCTGGAGCGCGATCGCGACCGGCGATCCGATCGTCAGCCACATCGTCGAACAGGACCTGTTAGACACCGTCCTCGAGAGTCTCGTGATCACGCTCGTCGCGGTGTTCCTGTTCCTCACCGCGGCCTACTGGCTGACCGGAGCCAGCGCCTCGTTGGGCGCCATTACCCTGCTTCCGGTCGCGTTCTCCGTCAGCTGGATCCTGGGGACGATGTACCTCATCGGAATGCCCTTCAACGTGTTGACGGGGATGATCACGAGCCTCACCGTCGGGCTCGGGGTCGCCTACAGCATCCACATCAGCGAACGCTACAGGCTCGAGCTCGAGCGGCAGAGGAACGTCTGGTCGGCACTGCGAACGACCGTCACCGGCACCGGCGGGGCGCTGCTCGGCAGTGCCGCGACCACCGTCGGCGGCTTCGGGACGCTCGCCTTCGCGATCCTTCCCGCGCTCCGGCAGTTCGGGATCATCACCGGGCTGACGATCACCTACGCGTTCCTGGCCAGCGTCGTCGTTCTCCCGACGCTGCTGGTGGTGTGGACGCGATACTTCGGGCCGGACGTCTCGTTCGACACGTCGGGTGCGCGGTCGGAAACGGCGACCGCGAGCGATGGCGGGACCGTCTCGGAGCAGGGTGACAGCGAGTGA
- a CDS encoding helix-turn-helix domain-containing protein, whose protein sequence is MSGDQNEAVDAFEQLGLTSYEAKVFIALHRLGVGTARDIAEITDVPRSQVYSVAESLEKRGLLEVQQSNPIRYRPVSVDEARETLRDRFEREQNRAFDYVDTVKNEPAGEETQEDIWTVRDRDRVDDRAVDILSQADERIIFGTRLPELVTDSIERTLAERAADGVSVTIISRTDAVRDRFADAEEITVVSPPDHRTDDQRSGRIVIVDDDSILLSVLGSEDGETAIWSAASVFASVLIQLIEASDELRVETD, encoded by the coding sequence GTGAGCGGCGATCAGAACGAGGCCGTCGACGCCTTCGAACAGCTGGGACTCACCAGCTACGAGGCCAAAGTGTTCATCGCGCTCCACCGGCTCGGCGTGGGGACGGCGAGAGACATCGCCGAGATCACGGACGTCCCGCGTTCGCAGGTCTACAGCGTCGCAGAGAGCCTGGAGAAGAGAGGCCTACTCGAGGTCCAGCAGTCGAACCCGATCCGGTACCGTCCGGTCAGCGTCGACGAGGCGCGCGAGACGCTCCGAGACCGGTTCGAACGCGAACAGAATCGAGCGTTTGACTACGTTGATACCGTCAAGAACGAACCCGCAGGCGAGGAAACGCAGGAGGACATCTGGACGGTTCGCGACCGCGACCGCGTCGACGATCGGGCCGTTGATATCCTCTCGCAGGCTGACGAACGGATCATCTTCGGGACTCGGCTTCCGGAACTCGTCACCGACTCGATCGAACGGACGCTCGCGGAACGCGCAGCGGACGGCGTCTCGGTGACCATTATTAGCAGAACGGACGCGGTCCGCGATCGGTTCGCCGACGCCGAGGAAATTACCGTCGTGAGCCCGCCGGACCACCGGACGGACGACCAGCGGTCGGGACGGATCGTTATCGTCGACGATGACAGCATTCTGTTGAGCGTCCTCGGCAGCGAGGACGGCGAGACCGCAATCTGGAGCGCCGCCTCGGTGTTCGCCTCGGTCTTGATTCAGCTCATCGAGGCCAGCGACGAGCTACGGGTCGAAACCGACTGA
- a CDS encoding mRNA surveillance protein pelota — MQIKDREQVEGGRERVTVVPESVDDLWHLQYVLEPGDRVAGDTTRRIQRNDDQMRDTGGEREHMWVAIAVETVEFHKFANRLRVGGEIVACSREDQLGFHHTLNVEARDELSIEKRFKPDQAARLEEAEEATENPDVAIATVEEGQAHVHSVAQYGTEERATITGTTGKGEYARGRSELFEELATVLKRLEVDAIILAGPGFTKQDAYKHLEENEPEVAELITMVDTAAVGDRGVHEVLKRGAVADVQEETRIESEAEYIDELTRRMAEGAKAAYGPEQVQQAAEFGAIERLLVLDDRLQKERGPDGEWAISVDDIVRTTEQKGGDVTVFSSEFPPGQQLSNLGGIAALLRYRLE; from the coding sequence ATGCAGATCAAAGACCGGGAGCAGGTCGAGGGTGGCCGCGAGCGGGTCACCGTCGTGCCGGAGAGCGTGGACGATCTCTGGCACCTGCAGTACGTCCTCGAGCCCGGCGATCGCGTCGCGGGCGATACAACCCGGCGGATTCAGCGTAACGACGACCAGATGCGGGATACGGGCGGCGAGCGCGAGCACATGTGGGTCGCCATCGCCGTCGAGACCGTCGAGTTTCACAAGTTCGCCAACCGGTTGCGGGTCGGCGGGGAAATCGTCGCCTGCTCGCGCGAAGATCAACTCGGCTTTCACCACACGCTCAACGTCGAGGCGCGCGACGAACTCTCGATCGAGAAGCGGTTCAAACCGGATCAGGCGGCCCGCCTCGAGGAGGCCGAGGAAGCCACCGAGAACCCGGACGTCGCCATCGCCACCGTCGAGGAGGGTCAGGCCCACGTCCACTCGGTCGCCCAGTACGGCACCGAAGAGCGGGCGACGATCACCGGAACGACCGGCAAGGGCGAGTACGCACGCGGCCGCTCGGAGCTGTTCGAAGAGCTCGCGACGGTCCTCAAGCGCCTCGAGGTCGACGCGATCATCCTCGCGGGTCCCGGCTTCACGAAGCAGGACGCGTACAAGCACCTCGAGGAGAACGAGCCCGAGGTGGCCGAGCTGATCACGATGGTCGACACGGCGGCCGTCGGCGACCGCGGCGTCCACGAGGTGCTCAAACGCGGGGCCGTCGCGGACGTTCAGGAGGAGACCCGCATCGAGAGCGAGGCGGAGTACATCGACGAACTCACCCGGCGGATGGCCGAGGGTGCGAAGGCGGCGTACGGCCCCGAGCAGGTCCAACAGGCCGCCGAGTTCGGCGCGATCGAACGGCTGCTCGTCCTCGACGATCGATTACAGAAAGAACGCGGTCCCGACGGCGAGTGGGCGATCAGCGTCGACGACATCGTCCGGACGACGGAACAGAAAGGCGGCGACGTGACGGTCTTCTCGAGCGAGTTCCCGCCCGGCCAGCAGCTCTCCAATCTCGGCGGGATCGCGGCATTGCTTCGATACCGCCTCGAGTAA
- the rqcH gene encoding ribosome rescue protein RqcH, which yields MDPKRELTSVDLAALVGELGAYEGAKLDKAYLYGDDLVRLKMRDFDRGRTELIIEVGETKRAHTVAPERVPDAPGRPPQFAMMLRNRLSGADFAGVEQYEFDRILEFVFERDDGTTRIIVELFGQGNVAVTDGEYEVIDCLETVRLKSRTVVPGSRYEFPDSRTNPLTISREAFDHEMNDSDTDVVRTLATQLNFGGFYAEELCTRAGVEKGLDIPDADEDVYDRLYEAIERLALDIRNGNFEPRLYLEGGDEDDEDAEDGPDGNVDDAATGDADAADAHVVDVTPFPLEERSGLAAEPYDSFLSALDDYFFRLELDDEEEPDPTDQRPDFGSEIAKHERIIEQQEGAIEGFEQEADSLREQAELLYAEYGLVDEILSTIQNARQQDRPWDEIRERFEEGADRGIEAAEAVVDVDGSEGTVTVDIDGERISLVTQQGVEQNADRLYTEAKRVEGKKEGALAAIENTREDLEDAKRRRDEWEADDGESTDDDESDEDEEETQRDWLAEPSVPIRENEPWFDRFRWFKTSDDFLVIGGRNADQNEELVKKYLEPGDKVFHTQAHGAPVTVLKATDPSEASSSDIDLPESSIEEAARFAVSYSSVWKDGRYAGDVYAVDSDQVTKTPESGEYLEKGGFAIRGDRTYHRDTPVDVAVGIQCEPYTRVIGGPSSAIEERAVTTIELEPGRYAQADTAKRLYRTFRERFEDETFVRKIASPDRIQHFMPPGGSRVSEE from the coding sequence ATGGATCCAAAGCGGGAACTCACCAGCGTCGACCTCGCCGCCCTCGTCGGGGAACTCGGGGCCTACGAGGGGGCGAAGCTGGACAAGGCCTATCTCTACGGCGACGACCTCGTCCGGCTCAAGATGCGGGACTTCGACCGCGGTCGCACGGAACTGATCATCGAGGTCGGCGAAACCAAGCGAGCCCACACGGTCGCCCCCGAGCGCGTTCCCGACGCTCCCGGCCGCCCGCCCCAGTTCGCGATGATGCTCCGCAACCGCCTCTCCGGGGCCGACTTCGCCGGCGTCGAGCAGTACGAGTTCGATCGCATCCTCGAGTTCGTCTTCGAACGCGACGACGGCACGACTCGGATCATCGTCGAACTGTTCGGACAGGGCAACGTCGCCGTCACCGACGGCGAGTACGAAGTGATCGACTGCCTCGAGACCGTCCGGCTCAAATCACGCACCGTCGTTCCGGGATCGCGCTACGAGTTCCCCGATTCCCGGACGAACCCGCTGACGATTTCCCGCGAGGCGTTCGATCACGAGATGAACGACTCCGATACGGACGTCGTCCGGACGCTGGCGACGCAGCTCAACTTCGGCGGCTTCTACGCCGAAGAGCTGTGTACTCGCGCCGGCGTCGAGAAGGGGCTGGACATTCCCGACGCCGACGAGGACGTCTACGACCGACTTTACGAGGCGATCGAACGGCTCGCGCTCGACATCCGGAACGGCAACTTCGAGCCGCGACTCTACCTCGAGGGCGGTGACGAAGACGACGAGGACGCCGAGGACGGACCGGACGGCAACGTCGACGACGCCGCGACCGGCGACGCCGATGCCGCCGACGCACACGTCGTCGACGTGACCCCGTTCCCGCTCGAGGAGCGTTCGGGACTCGCCGCGGAGCCGTACGATTCGTTCCTGAGCGCGCTGGACGACTACTTCTTCCGGCTCGAGTTGGACGACGAAGAGGAGCCGGACCCGACCGACCAGCGGCCGGATTTCGGATCGGAGATCGCCAAACACGAGCGGATTATCGAGCAACAGGAGGGGGCGATCGAGGGGTTCGAGCAGGAGGCCGACTCGCTACGCGAGCAGGCCGAACTGCTCTACGCAGAGTACGGACTGGTCGACGAGATTCTCTCGACGATCCAGAACGCCCGGCAGCAGGATCGCCCCTGGGACGAGATCAGGGAACGCTTCGAGGAGGGAGCCGACCGTGGTATCGAGGCCGCCGAGGCGGTCGTCGATGTCGACGGCAGCGAGGGGACGGTCACCGTCGATATCGACGGCGAGCGGATCAGTCTCGTCACGCAGCAGGGCGTCGAACAGAACGCCGACCGACTCTACACCGAGGCCAAGCGCGTCGAGGGGAAAAAGGAGGGCGCGCTGGCGGCCATCGAGAACACCCGCGAGGACCTCGAGGACGCCAAGCGCCGCCGCGATGAGTGGGAAGCCGACGACGGCGAGAGTACGGACGACGACGAATCAGATGAGGACGAGGAGGAAACGCAACGCGATTGGCTTGCGGAGCCGTCAGTGCCGATCCGCGAGAACGAACCGTGGTTCGATCGCTTCCGCTGGTTCAAGACCAGCGACGACTTCCTCGTGATCGGCGGGCGCAACGCCGACCAGAACGAGGAACTCGTCAAGAAGTACCTCGAGCCCGGTGACAAAGTCTTCCACACGCAGGCCCACGGCGCCCCCGTCACCGTGTTGAAGGCGACCGATCCCAGCGAGGCCTCCTCGAGCGATATCGACCTCCCCGAGTCGAGCATCGAGGAGGCCGCCCGGTTCGCCGTCTCCTACTCGTCGGTCTGGAAGGACGGCCGCTACGCGGGCGACGTCTACGCCGTCGACTCCGATCAGGTCACGAAGACCCCCGAGAGCGGCGAGTACCTCGAGAAGGGCGGGTTCGCGATCCGCGGTGACCGGACGTATCACCGCGATACGCCGGTCGACGTGGCCGTCGGCATTCAGTGCGAACCGTACACGCGAGTGATCGGCGGACCGTCGTCGGCCATCGAGGAACGGGCGGTGACGACGATCGAACTCGAGCCCGGTCGGTACGCACAGGCCGATACGGCAAAGCGACTCTACCGCACGTTCCGCGAACGGTTCGAGGACGAGACGTTCGTCCGCAAAATCGCGAGTCCCGACCGGATCCAGCACTTCATGCCGCCGGGCGGCAGTCGGGTCAGCGAGGAGTGA
- a CDS encoding zinc-binding dehydrogenase — protein sequence MRAAAFTDLIGPEGVSVIERDDPEPRPDEALVDVEACAINRHDLWILEGDSAMVDADDLPFVTGLDVAGVVTEVGDSVRGLEPGERVVLCPNETCGSCRFCREGPENMCERFSLFHGGLAETASVQADRLVPLPESVDVTTAAAIPTAYMTAYHMLRRTNVGPADLVFVPGATGGVGVAAIQLADIFGAETIGTSSSTAKLERVRDLGLDHGIRSADIEEIRDEVEAIGAPDAVINHLGGEFTGLGQSVMRRGGTMAICGRTAGGESTIDVASLFLGHKRIVGSTMGTQDDLRRLVELAADGRLQPEIDRTYALEDTDDAFAAMQDRESVGKLVVEP from the coding sequence ATGCGAGCCGCAGCCTTCACCGACTTGATCGGCCCCGAGGGAGTGAGCGTGATCGAACGAGACGACCCCGAACCCCGCCCCGACGAGGCGCTAGTGGACGTCGAGGCCTGCGCGATAAACCGTCACGATCTCTGGATCCTCGAGGGGGATTCGGCGATGGTCGACGCCGACGATCTCCCGTTCGTCACCGGGCTCGACGTAGCCGGCGTCGTGACCGAAGTCGGGGACAGCGTTCGCGGCCTCGAGCCCGGCGAGCGGGTCGTTCTCTGTCCGAACGAGACCTGTGGCTCCTGTCGATTCTGCCGCGAGGGACCCGAGAACATGTGCGAACGGTTCTCGTTGTTCCACGGCGGCCTCGCCGAGACCGCCAGCGTGCAGGCGGACCGGCTCGTTCCGTTGCCCGAAAGCGTGGACGTGACGACGGCCGCAGCGATTCCGACGGCGTACATGACCGCCTATCACATGCTCCGGCGAACTAATGTCGGTCCCGCCGACCTCGTCTTCGTCCCCGGCGCGACCGGCGGCGTCGGGGTCGCCGCGATCCAGCTCGCGGATATTTTCGGTGCCGAGACGATCGGGACCTCCTCGTCGACAGCGAAACTCGAGCGAGTCCGCGATCTGGGACTCGATCACGGAATTCGATCGGCGGATATCGAGGAGATCCGGGACGAGGTCGAGGCGATCGGCGCGCCGGACGCGGTCATCAACCACCTCGGCGGCGAGTTCACCGGACTCGGCCAGTCCGTCATGCGACGGGGTGGGACGATGGCGATCTGTGGCCGCACGGCTGGCGGCGAATCTACGATCGACGTGGCGAGCCTCTTTCTCGGCCACAAGCGCATCGTCGGCTCCACGATGGGGACCCAGGACGACCTCCGGCGGCTCGTCGAACTCGCCGCCGACGGCCGACTGCAGCCCGAAATCGATCGGACGTATGCGCTCGAGGACACCGACGACGCCTTCGCGGCGATGCAAGATCGCGAGAGCGTCGGCAAGCTCGTCGTCGAACCGTAG
- a CDS encoding 2Fe-2S iron-sulfur cluster-binding protein encodes MTAPTTWDVELRVPEDADLDAAGESRTIEVHEDQAILAAARAADLWLSADCQQGWCITCGAKLLEGEVDHSQAKRYYPEDEAAGFVLTCVARPRSDCVIEVERYGELLRHRADHDRPPGRSKLG; translated from the coding sequence GTGACAGCCCCCACGACGTGGGATGTCGAACTTCGCGTGCCCGAAGACGCCGATCTGGATGCCGCCGGCGAGTCCCGAACGATCGAGGTCCACGAGGACCAGGCGATCCTCGCGGCGGCCCGCGCTGCGGATCTCTGGCTGTCGGCAGACTGCCAGCAGGGCTGGTGTATCACCTGCGGCGCGAAACTCCTCGAGGGCGAGGTCGATCACAGCCAGGCCAAGCGGTACTATCCGGAGGACGAGGCGGCCGGATTCGTCCTCACCTGCGTCGCGCGTCCCCGCTCGGATTGCGTCATCGAAGTCGAGCGCTACGGCGAGTTGCTCAGACACCGCGCCGATCACGACAGACCGCCGGGCCGGTCGAAACTCGGCTGA
- a CDS encoding DUF393 domain-containing protein encodes MTKPTTPQFTGVLLYDGDCPFCSAASTAMRQLEAVGVVPWEVPAAQAFLEAQFGETPFALFFADLEAETVWAGRAAATELCERAGMPVLVRDIVDENYERFADAVRFVSGTDREIDPYHDAYPLADDAAALFDELAASGSRTHVPTGSG; translated from the coding sequence ATGACGAAGCCGACGACACCGCAGTTCACCGGCGTTCTGCTATACGACGGCGACTGTCCGTTCTGTTCGGCGGCCTCGACCGCGATGCGCCAACTCGAGGCCGTCGGCGTCGTTCCGTGGGAGGTGCCGGCCGCACAGGCGTTCCTCGAGGCGCAGTTCGGGGAAACGCCGTTCGCGCTGTTCTTCGCGGATCTCGAGGCCGAGACTGTCTGGGCGGGCCGGGCCGCTGCGACCGAGTTGTGTGAGCGAGCCGGGATGCCGGTGCTCGTCCGGGATATCGTGGACGAGAACTACGAGCGGTTCGCGGACGCCGTCCGGTTCGTCTCCGGAACCGACCGCGAGATCGATCCCTACCACGACGCGTATCCGCTAGCCGACGACGCCGCGGCGCTGTTTGATGAGCTCGCGGCCAGCGGCAGTCGAACGCACGTCCCGACCGGGTCGGGCTGA
- a CDS encoding Dyp-type peroxidase produces the protein MNGSDRGLSRRAFVRSAVAIGGASALSACLQREEAEDVPQAALAPDELPDRQHAWNEFLGTDDDGNVRPPEHHLLLGLEYVGDGPADATAERERLEAAFRTLEGAYKRGNEGLVFTMGYGPAYFDRFDADLSGVDLPEPTSLTPFDDPELDEYDALLQVASDYGHVTLSVEEALKGELDELNGIEVEETFDGIFEVSDRRTGFIGRGLPADNQSGVHGIPDSDPVPEDAPMFMGFKSGFRENQASEDRVTIDEGPFAGGTTIHLSKIQLHLHQWYEQDSRGQRVSKMFSPNHNAEDLVEGAGHNLGDSSRVTEVGGDPASTGNGTVGHAQKAARAREDGEPIILRRDFDSTDDDTAATHFLSLQRSIDDFVKTREAMTGTDLDTPMFNSGILQYISVTNRANYLVPPRERRSLPAPNPSAE, from the coding sequence ATGAACGGTTCGGATCGCGGACTCTCGCGTCGCGCGTTCGTCCGCAGCGCCGTCGCAATCGGCGGTGCGAGCGCGCTGTCAGCCTGCCTCCAGCGCGAGGAGGCCGAGGACGTTCCCCAGGCCGCGCTCGCCCCGGATGAGCTCCCGGATCGCCAGCACGCGTGGAACGAGTTCCTCGGGACGGACGACGACGGAAACGTTCGGCCGCCCGAACACCACCTCCTGCTCGGCCTCGAGTACGTCGGCGACGGTCCCGCCGACGCGACAGCCGAACGCGAGCGACTCGAGGCGGCGTTCCGAACGCTCGAGGGAGCGTACAAGCGCGGCAACGAGGGACTGGTGTTCACGATGGGCTACGGCCCAGCCTACTTCGACCGCTTCGACGCCGACCTCTCGGGGGTCGACCTCCCCGAGCCGACATCACTGACGCCGTTCGACGATCCGGAACTCGACGAGTACGACGCCTTGCTCCAGGTGGCCAGCGACTACGGTCACGTCACCCTGAGCGTCGAGGAGGCTCTCAAAGGTGAACTCGACGAACTCAACGGGATCGAGGTCGAGGAAACGTTCGACGGAATCTTCGAGGTGAGCGACCGCAGAACCGGGTTCATCGGTCGCGGCCTCCCGGCCGACAATCAGTCCGGCGTCCACGGCATCCCCGACAGCGATCCCGTTCCGGAAGACGCACCGATGTTCATGGGGTTCAAATCCGGCTTCAGGGAGAATCAAGCGAGCGAGGACCGCGTGACAATCGACGAGGGCCCGTTCGCGGGCGGAACGACGATCCACCTCTCGAAGATTCAGCTTCACCTCCACCAGTGGTACGAACAGGACAGCCGCGGTCAGCGGGTCTCCAAGATGTTCTCGCCGAACCACAACGCGGAGGATCTCGTCGAGGGGGCCGGCCACAATCTCGGCGACTCGAGTCGCGTGACCGAGGTCGGCGGTGACCCGGCGTCGACCGGCAATGGAACTGTCGGCCACGCCCAGAAGGCCGCTCGCGCCCGCGAGGACGGCGAACCGATCATCCTCCGGCGCGACTTCGACTCGACCGACGACGACACGGCGGCCACCCACTTCCTCTCGCTCCAGCGCTCGATCGACGATTTCGTGAAGACCCGCGAAGCGATGACCGGAACCGATCTCGATACCCCGATGTTCAACAGCGGTATTCTCCAGTACATCAGCGTCACGAACAGAGCGAACTACCTCGTCCCGCCGCGGGAACGTCGGTCCCTGCCCGCGCCGAACCCCTCGGCGGAGTAA
- the dps gene encoding DNA protection during starvation protein, which produces MSDEKPHAAGNVDAGDTSERVGMAVLRERGLEPAELREKLLDAIGAEFTTYYYYTNLRMHLAGHEDYKEITEDARLEDRAHFELVAPRVYELGGALPNDIREFADRASCPDAEMPVPYETEGFDLENLTAESILEVLLEAERCAIRTWSEICDMTHGVDPRTYDMAQRILQEEIEHEAWFVELLSMERDGETNPAGHFVRGEPGDAPLSTNRRFNNSA; this is translated from the coding sequence ATGTCCGACGAGAAACCACACGCGGCAGGGAACGTCGATGCGGGGGACACGAGCGAGCGCGTCGGAATGGCCGTGCTCCGCGAGCGCGGGCTCGAGCCCGCAGAACTACGCGAGAAACTGCTGGACGCGATCGGTGCCGAGTTCACCACGTACTACTACTACACGAACCTCCGAATGCACCTCGCTGGGCACGAGGACTACAAGGAGATCACCGAGGACGCCCGCCTCGAGGACCGGGCGCACTTCGAACTCGTCGCGCCGCGAGTGTACGAACTCGGCGGCGCGCTACCCAACGACATTCGGGAGTTCGCGGATCGCGCGTCCTGTCCGGACGCGGAGATGCCGGTGCCCTACGAAACCGAGGGGTTCGACCTCGAGAACCTGACCGCCGAGAGCATCCTCGAAGTGCTGCTCGAGGCCGAGCGCTGTGCGATCCGAACGTGGTCGGAGATCTGCGACATGACCCACGGCGTCGACCCGCGGACCTACGACATGGCCCAGCGCATCCTGCAGGAGGAGATCGAACACGAGGCGTGGTTCGTCGAACTTCTCTCGATGGAACGGGACGGCGAAACGAACCCGGCGGGTCACTTCGTCCGGGGCGAACCCGGCGACGCGCCGCTCTCGACGAACCGGCGGTTCAACAACAGCGCGTAA